A genomic stretch from Heptranchias perlo isolate sHepPer1 chromosome 28, sHepPer1.hap1, whole genome shotgun sequence includes:
- the ppm1e gene encoding protein phosphatase 1E, which translates to MRRKMEDKHVCLPDFNTLFNLEDQEEQSYFAVFDGHGGVDAAIYASLHLHVNLARQEIFQHDPAEALCRAFRLTDERFVQKAARENLRCGTTGVVTFMRGNMLHVAWLGDSQVMLVRKGQAVELMKPHKPDREDEKQRIEALGGCVVWFGAWRVNGSLSVSRAIGDAEHKPYICGEADSDSTVLDGTEDYLILACDGFYDTMDPEEAVKVVADHLKENNGDSSMVAHKLVASARDAGSSDNITVIVVFLRDLNAAEEEEEANSHSKWTGNSFDGAEGDSGDDKENRGDYQAPRPQHAAASDLAQDTREDSLTDRTSLRLGPQIALLPDQGPRGLPTGASAKDWPPTLRKPKRPDALSVGPARPALQQRRDFASDEAQHRKPPLVGRMRSRDNGTERASPRGPGTQEDTREAAAEAAGASRPERRHRQRSAAKPKHRPLLLTRRPGGVPSALVRSSRNRGGSTHWALRQRKVGHTCRPGEMSAVSWHRQVLPSLPGV; encoded by the exons ATGCGCAGAAAGATGGAGGACAAACACGTCTGTCTGCCAGATTTCAATACTCTCTTTAATCTGGAG GACCAGGAAGAACAGTCGTATTTCGCCGTGTTTGATGGGCATGGAGGGGTTGACGCTGCGATCTACGCCTCCCTCCACCTCCACGTGAACCTGGCCCGACAGGAGATCTTCCAGCACGACCCCGCCGAGGCCTTATGCCGGGCTTTCCGCCTCACGGACGAGCGGTTCGTTCAGAAGGCCGCCAGAGAG AACCTGCGATGTGGAACGACTGGCGTGGTGACCTTTATGCGAGGGAACATGCTACACGTGGCCTGGCTGGGTGACTCCCAGGTGATGCTGGTGCGAAAAGGGCAGGCAGTGGAACTGATGAAACCCCATAAACCTGACAGAGAG GATGAGAAGCAGCGGATCGAGGCCCTCGGAGGCTGCGTGGTCTGGTTCGGGGCCTGGCGAGTTAACGGAAGCCTTTCTGTCTCCAGAGCGATTG GGGATGCAGAGCACAAGCCGTACATCTGCGGCGAGGCGGACAGTGACTCCACGGTGCTGGACGGGACGGAGGATTACCTCATCCTCGCCTGTGACGGCTTCTACGACACCATGGACCCTGAAGAGGCTGTGAAGGTGGTGGCCGACCACCTGAAGGAGAACAACGGCGACAGCAGCATGGTGGCCCACAAACTGGTGGCCTCGGCTCGGGATGCCGGCTCCAGCGACAACATCACCGTCATCGTGGTCTTCCTGCGGGACCTGAACGcggccgaggaggaggaagaggccaaCAGCCACTCCAAGTGGACAGGGAATTCATTCGACGGGGCGGAGGGCGACAGCGGGGACGATAAGGAGAACCGAGGGGACTACCAGGCACCCCGGCCGCAGCACGCGGCCGCCTCAGATCTGGCTCAGGATACCCGGGAGGACTCTCTCACCGACAGAACTAGCCTGCGTTTAGGGCCCCAGATTGCCCTCCTCCCGGATCAAGGCCCCCGAGGCCTCCCGACAGGAGCGAGCGCCAAGGATTGGCCCCCAACGCTGCGCAAACCAAAGAGGCCAGACGCGCTGAGCGTGGGCCCTGCACGTCCCGCCCTGCAGCAACGCAGGGACTTTGCGTCGGACGAGGCCCAGCATCGGAAGCCTCCGCTCGTAGGCCGGATGAGAAGCCGGGACAACGGCACGGAGAGGGCGTCTCCCCGCGGTCCGGGGACCCAGGAGGACACCCGGGAAGCGGCAGCAGAGGCCGCCGGAGCCTCCCGCCCGGAGAGGCGGCACAGACAGCGGTCAGCCGCAAAACCAAAGCACCGCCCGCTGCTCCTCACACGGAGGCCTGGCGGCGTTCCCTCGGCGCTGGTCCGGAGCAGTCGGAATCGTGGGGGGTCGACGCACTGGGCACTGCGGCAGAGGAAAGTGGGCCATACATGCCGCCCGGGGGAGATGTCTGCTgttagctggcacaggcaggtgCTGCCGAGTTTACCCGG